The DNA window TGATCACGACGGTGACGGCGATCGACGGGGCAGCGTGGGAGGCGGCCAGCAGCCCCCGGACCGGCCCGCCCTGTCTGAGAGGCGATGCTACGGCCGCGGCTTCGCGCGCCCGCTGGGCTCTGGCGGTGTACACGTCCCCATGCTAGATCGAGCAAACCGCCGAATCCCGGTCATTTTGTGATGAATAGTCAGGTCGAACCTATTCTGGCCCGATGACCAGAATCGCGGCTGTCCACGGGGTGCTCCCGTCGCACCGGTACGAACAGGGCGAGATCGCAGAAGCCCTGGCGGCGATGTACCTGCCACAGGACTCGGAGCGTGGTGTCCTGGAGCGGCTGCACGCCACCTCCACGGTCGGCACCCGTCACTTGGTCCTGCCGCTGGAGCGCTACCGGGAGCTGAGCAGTTTCGGGCAGGCCAACGACCTGTTCATCGAAGCCGGGCTGCGGCTCGCCGAGCAGGCACTGACCGGCGCCCTGGCGGCGGCCGGGCTGGCGGCCCAGGACGTCGACCTGGTGATCTCCACCTCCGTGACGGGCATCGCCGCGCCCTCGTTGGAGGCCCGGCTGGCCGGGCGCGTGGGCCTGCGGCCGGACGTGAAGCGCGTGCCGATCTTCGGTCTCGGCTGTGTCGCAGGTGCCGCCGGCCTGGCCAGGCTGCACGACTACCTTCAGGGCCATCCCGAGCAGGTCGCGGTCCTGCTCTCGGTCGAGCTCTGCTCGCTCACCCTGCAACGCACCGACACCTCCGTACAGAACATGGTGGCCGGTGCGCTCTTCGGGGACGGCGCCGCAGCGCTGGTGGCCGTCGGCCGTGAGCACCCACGCCGCCAGGAGTACGCGGGCCCGCAGGTGCTGGCCACCCGCAGCCGGCTGTACCCGGGCACCGAACGCGCGCTGGGCTGGGACATCGGCGACACCGGCTTCAAAATCGTGCTCGGCGCCGAACTGCCCGAACTGGTCCGCCTGCACGTCGGCGAGGACGTCCGGTCCTTCCTCGCCGAGCACGACCTGAAGCCGCCGGACATCACCGGCTGGGTCGCCCATCCGGGCGGGCCCAAGGTCCTGGACGCCCTGCGCGAGACACTCGGACTGGACGGCGCCGCACTTGAGCTGACCCGACGTTCGCTGGCCGAGGTCGGCAACCTCTCCTCGGCCTCCGTGCTGCACATCCTGCGCGACACCCTCGCCCAGCGCCCGCCGGAGCACGGCAGCCCTGGCCTGCTCCTCGCCATGGGGCCCGGCTTCTGCTCCGAACTCGTCCTGCTGCGCTGGTAGGCCCGCGTGCTCCCCTACACCCTGCTGATCCTCCTGGTCGCCGGCGAACGCCTCGCCGAACTCGTCGTCGCGCAACGCAACGCCACCTGGAGCCGGGCGCGCGGCGGCGTCGAGTACGGCCGCGGCCACTACCCCGTGATGGTCCTGCTCCACACCGGCCTGCTGGTCGGCTGCCTGGCCGAGGTCCACCTCGCCCACCGCTCGTTTCTGCCCGCCCTCGGCTGGCTCATGCTCGCCCTGGCGCTGGGCGCCCAGGCCCTGCGCTGGTGGTGCATCGGCACACTGGGGCCACGCTGGAACACCCGAGTCATCGTGGTGCCCGGCCTGCCGCTGGTCACCAGGGGGCCCTACCGGCTGCTCAGCCATCCCAACTACCTCGCCGTCGTAGCCGAAGGGGTCGCCCTGCCCCTCGTCCACAGCGCCTGGCTCACCGCGACCGCCTTCACCCTGCTCAACCTGCCGCTTCTCGCCACCCGACTGCGCTGCGAGAACACCGCCCTGACCCGCTGCGCCCCGGTGCCGGCGTGATCGACCTGCTGATCGCCGGCGGCGGACCCGCCGGTCTCGCCACCGCGATCCACGCCGCCACGGCCGGACTGGAGGTGGTGATCGTCGAACCGCGACCGACTCCGATCGACAAGGCATGCGGCGAGGGCCTGATGCCCGGGGGCGTCCGTGCCCTGGCCGAGCTGGGCATCACGGCGGCCGGGCAACCACTGCGCGGCATCCGCTATCTGGACGGCCACCGGCTCGCCGAGGGGCGTTTCCGGCACGGTACGGGCCTGGGCGTGCGGCGGACCGCTCTGCACGCGGCGCTTTCCCGACGAGCGGCGGAACTCGGGATCCCGGTCCTGTCGCTGAAGGTCGGCACCGTCCGGCAGGACGCCCGAAGCGTCACCGCTGCCGGTCTCACCGCCCGGTACCTGGCCGCCGCGGACGGCCTGCACTCCCCCATCAGACGGCAGCTGGGCCTCGAACTCCCCGACCCGCGAGCACCCCGGCACGGGCTGAGGCGGCACTTCGCGGTGGCGCCCTGGACGGACTGCGTCGAGGTGCACTGGTCCGCGCTCGGCGAGGCATAC is part of the Streptomyces sp. P9-A4 genome and encodes:
- a CDS encoding NAD(P)/FAD-dependent oxidoreductase — its product is MIDLLIAGGGPAGLATAIHAATAGLEVVIVEPRPTPIDKACGEGLMPGGVRALAELGITAAGQPLRGIRYLDGHRLAEGRFRHGTGLGVRRTALHAALSRRAAELGIPVLSLKVGTVRQDARSVTAAGLTARYLAAADGLHSPIRRQLGLELPDPRAPRHGLRRHFAVAPWTDCVEVHWSALGEAYVTPLGPDLIGVAVLTGERMPFDALLTAFPAVLRRLPARAASAVRGAGPMRRRVRARVAGRVLLVGDAAGYIDALTGEGISLALAGAAHLVRCVRADRPQEYEQAWRRTTRRHRLLTEALLRIRASPLLAPRIVPLATRAPTAFTALVNHLS
- a CDS encoding type III polyketide synthase: MTRIAAVHGVLPSHRYEQGEIAEALAAMYLPQDSERGVLERLHATSTVGTRHLVLPLERYRELSSFGQANDLFIEAGLRLAEQALTGALAAAGLAAQDVDLVISTSVTGIAAPSLEARLAGRVGLRPDVKRVPIFGLGCVAGAAGLARLHDYLQGHPEQVAVLLSVELCSLTLQRTDTSVQNMVAGALFGDGAAALVAVGREHPRRQEYAGPQVLATRSRLYPGTERALGWDIGDTGFKIVLGAELPELVRLHVGEDVRSFLAEHDLKPPDITGWVAHPGGPKVLDALRETLGLDGAALELTRRSLAEVGNLSSASVLHILRDTLAQRPPEHGSPGLLLAMGPGFCSELVLLRW
- a CDS encoding isoprenylcysteine carboxyl methyltransferase family protein, with the translated sequence MLPYTLLILLVAGERLAELVVAQRNATWSRARGGVEYGRGHYPVMVLLHTGLLVGCLAEVHLAHRSFLPALGWLMLALALGAQALRWWCIGTLGPRWNTRVIVVPGLPLVTRGPYRLLSHPNYLAVVAEGVALPLVHSAWLTATAFTLLNLPLLATRLRCENTALTRCAPVPA